A stretch of Bacillus pseudomycoides DNA encodes these proteins:
- a CDS encoding S1 domain-containing RNA-binding protein has protein sequence MSIEVGSKLQGKVTGITNFGAFVELPEGLTGLVHISEVADNYVKDINDHLKVGDQVEVKVINVEKDGKIGLSIKKAQERVRTEGDRPRGEYQRGGGDRPRGEYQRGGGDQQRSGRPQRNRSFNRDNRGGRDNGGNQKETFEQKMARFLKDSEDRLTSLKRNTESKRGGRGARRG, from the coding sequence ATGTCAATCGAGGTAGGCAGCAAGTTACAAGGTAAAGTAACAGGTATTACAAATTTTGGGGCTTTTGTGGAGCTGCCAGAAGGCTTAACGGGTCTTGTTCATATTAGTGAAGTTGCTGATAATTACGTGAAGGATATTAATGACCACTTAAAAGTAGGCGACCAAGTAGAAGTAAAAGTTATTAATGTTGAAAAAGATGGGAAAATTGGTCTATCTATTAAAAAAGCGCAAGAACGTGTAAGAACAGAAGGAGACCGTCCACGCGGTGAATACCAACGTGGTGGAGGAGACCGTCCACGCGGTGAATACCAACGTGGTGGAGGAGATCAACAACGTTCTGGACGTCCACAACGCAATCGTTCTTTTAACAGAGATAACCGTGGTGGCCGTGATAATGGTGGCAATCAAAAAGAAACGTTTGAGCAAAAGATGGCACGCTTTTTAAAAGACAGTGAAGATCGTTTAACTTCTTTAAAGCGTAATACAGAATCTAAACGTGGTGGCCGTGGCGCTCGTCGCGGATAA